The Natronoarchaeum mannanilyticum genome includes the window TGGCATCCTACCACGTCAAAGGGAACTACGACTACGATCAGTGGCTCGAGTTCGACGAGGCCATCTACGCCGCGCTGTGGCAGGACGGCCGCGACATCGGCGAGCCGGACGTGCTGGCCGACATCGCGGAGGACGTCGGCCTCGACTCCGAGGAGATCAGGGACGCGATCGACGACGACGGGCTGCGCGATGAGCTCACCCAGCAGTTCTCCGTCGCCCAGCAGCAGGGCGTCACGGGCGTCCCGACGTTCGCCTACGAGGGGTACGCCGCGCGCGGCGCCGTCCCGCCCGAGCAGCTCCGGCGGCTGGTCGAAGGCGAGTAGCGGCGTCGAAACGAGGGCGCCGCCGAGTCAGAGGAACGCCTGCCCGCCGAGAACGAACAGCGCGGTCGAGATCAGCGCGAACAGTCCGGCGACGAACAGCTTGAGCGTGGTCGTGTCGAGCGCGTCGGCGACGTACGGGGCGATCTGGCCGCCGGTAGCGGCCGCCGGAGCGGTGAACACGACCATGTTCCACGGCGTCGTCGCCAGATTGATCCCGCCGTGACCGACGAGTCCGCCGCCGAACACGTGCGTGAGCGACGCGATGATCGCGGTGGTGGCGACGACGATGTGGTTCGTCCCGATGGCGACCCGCACCGGGATCGACGAGGTGAGCATCGAGACGATGCCGATCTCGCCGATGCCGAAGCCGGCGACGCCCTGGAACACGCCGCCGAAGCCGTAGGTCCCGAATCGCCGCAGATACCCCGACCGATCGTAGCGGTACTCGTTGCCGTTCTTATCGACGCGCGTCACGTTCCCGTCGTCAACCGCGACGCCCGCGACGCCGAGCTTGTCGGCGTCGTCGGGGAGCACGCCCTCGGTTCCGCCGTCGGCAGCGGTCGCGGGGGCGTCGCCGCCGTCCGGTTCTGGATTCTCGTGATCGAGATCGAGCCGGAACAGCAGGACGGCCGAGAGCACGAGTACGCCGCCGAGCAGCAGCTGAAACACCGGTTCAGGCAGGAAAAACGACATGAGCGCGCCGCCGATCACCAGCGGCAGCGCGCCGGCGACGATCGCCACCGACAGCCTGCGATCGACCAGCCCGTAGGAGATGAAGGCGATCGAGGAACTCGAGAGCCCGAACGATTCGCTGATCAGGCCGATCTTTACGATCGTCTGGGAGGAAAGCGGCTCGGCGAACAGCGGGAACACGAAGATCAGGAACGGGACGAACAGCGCCGCGCCGCTGATCCCGACCGTGTTCACGATTGTCGCGCCCAGCAGGAAAAACGGGAACAGCCACCAGTACTCGAGCCAGTAGTCGACGCCGGCGTTCGCCGGCGTGGGGGCCGCGAAGTACACGAGTCCGATGAACACCACGGGCGCAGCGAACACCAGCATGTGCTGATACCGCAGGAACGCG containing:
- a CDS encoding DsbA family oxidoreductase codes for the protein MSQQAAERITVYADYVCPFCYLGRQSLDQYQDERDEELEIDWHPFDLRSGKRGPDGEIDHSVDDGKDEEYFEQAKENVRRLQEKYDAEMELELSRDIDSLNAQVASYHVKGNYDYDQWLEFDEAIYAALWQDGRDIGEPDVLADIAEDVGLDSEEIRDAIDDDGLRDELTQQFSVAQQQGVTGVPTFAYEGYAARGAVPPEQLRRLVEGE
- a CDS encoding sulfite exporter TauE/SafE family protein, with translation MLVFAAPVVFIGLVYFAAPTPANAGVDYWLEYWWLFPFFLLGATIVNTVGISGAALFVPFLIFVFPLFAEPLSSQTIVKIGLISESFGLSSSSIAFISYGLVDRRLSVAIVAGALPLVIGGALMSFFLPEPVFQLLLGGVLVLSAVLLFRLDLDHENPEPDGGDAPATAADGGTEGVLPDDADKLGVAGVAVDDGNVTRVDKNGNEYRYDRSGYLRRFGTYGFGGVFQGVAGFGIGEIGIVSMLTSSIPVRVAIGTNHIVVATTAIIASLTHVFGGGLVGHGGINLATTPWNMVVFTAPAAATGGQIAPYVADALDTTTLKLFVAGLFALISTALFVLGGQAFL